Below is a genomic region from Armatimonadia bacterium.
TGGGCCCCGAGAGCAAGCCGGTGCAGCTAGACACGGCGGCTCTCGGCGGGCATACCTTGCGCAACCTCGTCACGGGCGAGACGCTGCAAGCCGACGGCCGCCTGTCGCTGACGCTGGAGCCGGTCAGTCTGACGGCGCTGTATGCCGCAGGTCGGTGAGGCCTGTCCTGCGGTGACCCGACCACCGCAGACCTCACTCAAAGGTCTTCGGGAGTCGCGTGAACTGCACCTGGTCCGTGGCGAGCGCAGCCCCTTGGTCGTCGAGTAGCGAGACCTGCGCCGCATAGACCCCAGGTGCCAGCTTGGCCGGGCAGAACCGCGTCTCGGCGGTACCGAGGCTTACCGGTGCCATCAGCGCCATGCGCAGAGGGGCCTCCGTCTTGCTGACGGCGACGGTGGACTGGAAGGGCGCACTCAGCCGCCCGACCTCGGTCTGGTCCTCGCTCACCAATCGAACCAGGACCTCGCGCGGCGTCTGCGGCAGCCTGCGGGCAGTGGTGATCGTGAGAACGCCGGCGACATCCTCGGAGTCGTAAGCGGACTGATCGAGCCTCACCTGCAGCGGCGGCGGGATGATCTCGTGCATCTCCAGGTCGTCGATCCACACGGTGCCGGGGCCCTGAAGCCACGCGGCGAGGTAGGTCGGCGTAGCCGGAGCCTCCATGTCGAGACGCAGCCAGATGCGCTGCCAGCCGGAGGGCTCCGCAGGATCGCGACCCGTGCGTGTGCTGCGGATCGTTGCCGCCGGGACGCTGCAGCGCAGGTCCGGTGGATTGCTGCGACCCTCCAGCTTCACCCAGGCAGAAAGCTCGTAGATCCGCTGGGACTCGAGGTTTGCGGTAACCTTGCTTCCACCCCAGGAGGGCCAGACGAGAACGGTGATCGCCTCGGCGCTCTCCTCGGGCGGGATGTCCATGCGTACAGAGCCGCTGCCGCTGTGGGCCTGAGTCGCGTCCTGGCGGCCACTGCCCTTGTTCTTCCAGGCCTCGACTCGCCACGGGGCGAGAGTCGTCTCAAAGTCAGCCTTCGCGAACACCGGCGGACCGATCTCCTCGTGGACTGCCCGAGCCTGTGGCCAGGGACGATCGAAGGGTGAGCGAGCTCCAGTCGCAGGCGCAGGCGTGGCACCTGGGACGGCCTGCAGGGCCTCTGCCTCCTGTAGCAGCGCCACGCGCCACTTGCGGAGCGATGACGGGTCTGGCGGCGCCGCGCGATCCCCCGAAGTCATCGGCTGCACGTCCCAGCCGATCTGTCCGAGAACCCCGTCCAGAACCCGCTGGGCCTTGTCAGCCGCTGCCGTTGCGCCGGAGACCTTGGCTGCCTGAATCAGCCGCTCTAGGTAGTCGGCCGCTCGGTAGTCCTTGACCCCCTCACGTACCGCTTCCCACAGGATCGAAGGCACCGGGCCGTCGGGGCCGTAGTAGACGTAGCCATCGTCGGAGCCCCGCATCCCTCCACCGCGGAAGAGGTTGTCGCGGTTGAAGTTGTAGGCCCACTGGGAGATGCTCGTGGCCCCGGTCTTCCAGCCGTAGAAGCCGAAGAACAGGCGAGCACCTGCGGGCAGATCGCCACAACCGTTGTAGATGCCGTAGGGCTTCTGTCGGGCGAGCAACTGTCGAGCGATCTCCGGGGTGAAGCGGTTTGTGCTCAGGAAGTCCACCCAGGGGGATAGCTTGCCGATCTCGTCGTGGCCCATGGCGATGCCGCCGCCGAGGTCGGACCAGGTCTGCAGTTGCGGCCTGTGCTGCTTCGCGAGTCGGTAGTAGTGGACCGCCTCGTCGAGCAGGTTGTGGGCACCGGCCTCATCCAGCAGATAGGCCTGGAGCTGGTTCCAGCCGGCAGCGGAGGCCTCCTCGACCACCACGTCGATGGCCCTTTCCAGATCGTCGTCGATCTTGGGGCTATGCTCCCAGAAGGAGAACCAGTTCTTCTTCGTGTCCCAGTAGTAGGCGATCTGGTGCCCGGCCTCAAAGGCCACCGGGAAGCGCGGCTTGCCAAAGACCTCGCGGTAAGCCGCGATGACCTGCCGGCACCTCTGTCGCGTGGCGGCGAGGTCGTCCTCGCCGAAGACCTGGTCGCGGGACTTGATGACCACGCTCAGGTCCATGCCTCCACTCTCTATGCCATGCTCGCGCAGGTCGGTCAGCTCACGGCGCAAGAGTGCATCGTCCTCTGAGAGCTGTGCGTACATGGCCATGCTAACCGACGCGGGTGGAAGACGAAGGGGAAGCACGCGGAGACGGATCGGCAGGTCCGCTGCGGATCGGCCGGAGGCGCTCAGGTGCAGCGCACCCCGGTACTCGCCGGCCACTGCGTCGGCGGGCACCCACACCGTCACCCAGACTTGCCCTACCTGACCTTCCTGCAGCGAGAGGTTGGGCCGCTTCTCGAGGAGCCACGGAACCTGACGGTAGGTCCGAGGCGCTCCGGCAACCGGCACACGCACTGCCCTGACGAAACGCACATCGAGGCAGTCGGCGGGGATAATCGCTTCGCCGCAGCGAAGCTCCCCGGCGGTGACGCGCAGGTCCGAGAGGTTCGAGAGGGCGAGGACCCCCACAGACAGCGGTTCGTACTCCCCGCGAGTTGTCACGGTACGCAGTTCGCGGCCACACTCCTCAGGCCAGGGAAGCGTGGTGGGCTCAAGGAGCTGCAGCGGATCGCGGACGAAGGCAACCCAACCACGTGACTGATCCTCGGGACTCGGCGAGAGACCCGTAGCCGGGGCCGTGACCGCTGCCTCATGCCAGCCTTCGGGAGGCGGCGGGATCTCGCCACCGGCCGAGCCCCAGGTGCGAAACTGAGCGGGAACCTCGGCGAGGCAGACGGTGACCGCGAGCATCGCGAACGCGACTGCCAGCAGGGACACGCCACAGGCACAAGGGCGATGCGCAGAGCACAGGCGACCCATCTTTCGGTTCACCTCCGTTGTCTGGCCGGACAGACAACGAACCGTGGCGCCTCAGAGCATGGCTGTGACTTCCGAACTCGGAACGTGACGCCCGGAGTGACCTCTTCGCTACTCGGTGCCTGTCGGCACGAGCTTCATGACGAAAGCGTCGGAAGGGCCGCCGCCAAAGCGGGTCTGCAGGGCGCCGGGAGTCGCTGGGAAGTTCGGCGAGGTCGTGTTCCCGACCAGGTACAGCGCTCCATCGGGACCGAAAGCGAGGCTCCGGATCATCTCGTCGCCGGTCCCTCCCAGGTAGCTGCAGTAGACAAGCCGCGTGCCCTCCGCACTGAAGGCCGCCAGGACAGCATCCTCCTGCCCGCCGCCGAAGGACTTCTGGAAGGCGTCCGCGGTCACGGGCAGGTCGCGAGAGGCGGTGCTGCCGACCACCCAGATGTTGCCGTCACGATCGGGCGTCGGCATGAGCAGGTTGTCCGTGCCGGCGCCGCCCAGCAGCAGCGAGAAGACAAAGCGCGTGCCGTCACTGGAGAGCTTCGTCAGGAAGCCGTCGGTTCGGCCTGCGAGACGCCTTCCCGGAACTGTCCCCGTGAAGTCTGCCGAGCCCCACGAACCTGCCAGCAGGAAGGTCCCGTCCTCAGAGAGCCAGGGCCGGTGCTCGGCGAACTCGTTGCCGCTGCCGCCCAGGTAGGTCGCGTAGAGGATGCGGTCGCCTGCAGGGCTGAGCTTCGCCAGATAGCAGTCGGACTGCCCACCGAGTTTCGGCTGGGGCGCGCCTGGCGTGACCGGGAAGTCCGCTGACCGCGTGTGGCCCGCGACGTACAGGTTGCCGGCCTTGTCGAGGCGTATCCCCATGATCGCGTCGTCCTCGCCCGTGCCGCCCAGAAGCGTACTCATCAAGAGTTGCGAGCCGTCCGGGCTGAGCTTGGAGATGAGGGAGTCGCGCGGGCCCTTGAGCTTGCCTCCGACCACACCGGGCGTAGTCGGGTAGTTCGCGGAGTTGGTGGTGCCAACGATATAGACGTTATCCTCTGCATCGATCCCCAGGCCACCGCGGGGCGACTCACCGGCGGAGCCGCCCAAGTAGGTGCACCAGAGGACTTTCTTGCAGTCCGGCGTGATCTTGGCGACGACGATCTCGTTCTCGCCCCCGGCATACTTCGGTTGGAAGCAGCCCGGAGTGGTGTGGATGTCCGTGGAGCGCGTGGTGGTGGTGATGACGATGTTGCCCTGGCGGTCCAGCCCCATCCCGTAGGTGTTGCGTTCCTGTCGCGAGCCGCCGAAGTAGGTGCCTGCGAGAACCTCGCTCCCGTCGGCGCTGAGGTGTGCCAGATAGCAGTCACCGCCATACACGCCGCCGGGGCCGAGGTTGGGGTCATCGCCGGCGTAGTGGGGCTGTGCCGCGCCCTCGCTCACCGGCAGTCCATCCGAGTTCACCTGCGCGCCAATCAGAACTGAGCCGTCGGGGTAGGGGATGATCTCCCGGGCCTGCTCCCAGGCGGGGCCGCCCAGATAGGTGCAGTAGACGAGGCGGAATCGAGAGGCGTCGCAGCCTCCCGGAGCGAGACATGACACCAGCAGCATCGCAGCCAGAAGCGTCGTGATGCCGAGCACACTCAGGCGAGGGCAGGTCCGCATAGCTCAATCAGACTCCCCGGCAGCCGATATGTGGAGGATAGCTTGCCCACAGATTCGCGCTACCGCCCGTGTCTCCTGCCGCGAGGCGATCGCGTCGAGGCTCTTGGAGGCAGGTGCAGGAGGCCTTGTGAGGGAACCGTCCGGCAGTGTCGTAGAGGGTAGACGGCGACCTCCGGGCCTCGCCACGAAGGAGTCCGATCCTGGTTATGCGCAAGACGGCGTTCCTGGTTCTCCTGCTGATCCCTGGTTTTCTCGGTGCGGTCGACGCAGCACCGGCAGTCGAATGGACCTTCGACCGCTCGACGGACGTGCAGACCACCTCGCGACTGGATCCGGGACGGGTGAGCCGTGGCGCAGTGTCCGGCTGGACCCAGTGGGACCCGTATGTGTACCTCACCCTGCCCAAGACGCCCGTCGATGTGAGCGAGCTTACCTGGATGACCGTCCGGCTGTACTCCTCAGCGCCGGCCGATGTGCTGGACATCTACTACAAGACCGATGACGGGCGCTGGTGCCTGGGCGGCTGCTTCCCGATCCAGCAGGGCTGGGCGACCTACCGAGTGGACCTCGCCCGCTGCCGCTGGCGCGAGACCACTACCGGCGACGACTCACGGCAGTGGGGTGGAGTGAACAAGCGTCTGGTCTCGCTGCGTCTCGACCCCGGCAACGAGCAGAGTCGCCTGGTGATCATCGACTACGTGAAGCTCTCCGGCGCCGAACCAGGCTTCGAGCACGGGGTCGCTGCGGAGCCGCTGGGCAAGGCAACAGTGAAGTCGGTGCAGGTGCCCAGGACCGTCGAGGCCGGCGGCAGCCTGAAGATCACCGCGGAGCTGGAGGCGACCGTTCCTGAGGGGCTCACCAACGGCACCGAGTATATCCGACTGCGACGTGGCGACACCTTCCTGCGGGTTCATGAACAGCCGCTGTCGCTGAAGTCGGGCACTGTGACGCTATCGGCGGAGTTCCCACTCTCAGCCTACTGGAGCCCCGGTCCGATCGCGGTGGAGTTCGGGGCATACGAGCTGGCCTTCGCTGATGCCTCGGAGGGTCAGGTGACCGTGGAATACCAGAACGCGAAGCTCAGCAAGGCCGACTTCCCGCTGGTGCGTCTGGAGCCCGTTGCGGGCGACCCATGCCTGAAGATCAACGGCAAGCCGACGGCACCCTTCCTGTGCGTGTTCCCGCGCACCCTGAACCCCGACTTGCACAAGGAAGTGGCCGACCAGGGCATCCACCTGTACAGCGACTGGTTCGGCGCTTCGGTCACCGCAGACCTGGGGCACCTGAAGCCCGACACCTATGACTACACGGAGTACGATCAGTACTTCGCCACGATCCTCGAGGCCGAGCCAGACGCCTACTTCCTGCCGCACATCGGTCTTGCCGCGCCGATGTGGTGGCAGAAGGCGCATCCGGAGGAGTTGGCGCGATTCTCCGACGGCACCGCCGGGCCACCCTCCTTTGCGTCGGAGCTGTGGCGCAAGGAGATGGGCGACGACCTGCGCAAGCTTCTGACGCACCTGCGGCGGGCACCCTACGCGGAGCGGATCACGGGCATCATCTTCTACAGCGGCTACACCGCCGAGTGGCAGATGTGGGGCACCTGGAAGGAGAACAAGGACGACTACAGCGCTCCCGCTCTGCGAGCCTTCCGGGCCTTCCTGCGACAGCGCTACCAGACTGACGAGGCCCTGCGGAAGTCCTGGAAGGACCCGCAGGTGACTCTGGAGACGGCGGTCATGCCAGACATGGCAACGCGGCGTCCTGCGGGCTCGCAGGTTCTGCGCGATCCGCTGACCGAGCGTCAGGCGATGGACTTCTACGAGTTCATCAGCCACCTCGACGCGGAAGCGATCCAGCATTTCGCCCGCATCACCCGCGGGGCAACCGCCGGCCGGGTTCTGGTTGGCACTTACTACGCCTATCTGAGCGCGCACGGCGTCAACCAACAAGATAGCGGGCACCTGGCAGCCCGCGAGGTCTACGACTCGCCGGACATCGACTTCCTGATGAGCCCGCCGAACTACGCCTTCCGTGGGCCGGGCGAGACGAGCACCTTCATGTCGGCGACGGACTCCTTCCGGAGGCGCGGGAAGCTGTGGCTGGATGAGTCCGACCACCGGACGTACCTGAGCGATCCGAGCGCCGGGTTCAGTCGGGCAACCAACCTGCACGACACTCTGGGTGTGTTCTGGCGCGAGTTCTCCGAGTGCCTCTGCAAGCGGGCCGCCGGGAGCTTCTTTGACATGACCGGTGGCTGGTTCTCCGACCCGCAGATTCTCAGCAACCTGGGCCAGGCGAAGGCCGCCATGCAGGACAGTCTCGCGACTCGCAGGCCCTTCGCGGCCGAGGTTGGGCTGTTCGTCGATCCCGACAGCTTCTACTGGATGCGTCCGAGCCCGGCTCAGCCGGGACTGGTGCAGAGTCCGCTGGTGCATCAGCCGCAGGCCGGTGCACCCTTCGACTACTGCCTGCTTGACGACCTCAGCCAAAAGTGGCTGCCGGACTACAAGCTCTACGTGTTCCTGAACGCCTTCCGCCTGACCACGGCGCAGCAGCAGGCGATCACGGCGAAGCTCAAGCGCAACCATGCGACCGCGCTGTTCCTGTATGCGCCGGGGTACTTCGGGGACGAGGCCGATCCGGCTGCCTCGATGGCCGCACTGCTAGGGATGAAGGTGACCAGCGACGCGGCTGAGGGCACTACCCAGGCCTTGCTCGAGTCGGGATCGCCGCTGGCACGGGGCCTTGACGCAAAGCAGCCCATAGGACGCGAGATTAAGCTGTCGCCGGTGTTCTGGGTGGATGACCCTTCGGTGACTGTGCATGCGCGACTGGCTGCCAACGGCAAGCCGGCGCTCGTGAGCAAGGAAGGCGACGGCTGGACCTGCTACTACTCGAGTGTGATCGACCTGCCGCCGGCGGTGATGCGGAATCTGGCCCGGCAGGCCGGCGTTCACCTGTGGGCCGACAGTGACGACGCGCTCTACGCGGACGGCAACTACGTCTCTCTGCACGCTGCGACCGACGGCGCCAAGACGATCTACCTGCCGGCGTCGGCCTCCCTGCGCCGAGTCGTGACAGGGCAGAAGGTCACGGTCGAGGGCAAAGCGGTGACCGTAGACCTCAAGCGCGCCGAGACGGTCCTGCTGGAGCTGGACGAGGCTGCTCGGTAGTCCTGAGATAACGCCTTTCGGTCAGGCCTGCCCACAACTGGAGGGACGCACGAGCATGAGACCTGAACCCGGGGACAAGTCGCTGCAGGTCACGGCCGACGACGTAGCGGCGGGTCTGCGCAGCGTTGGCGTCAGTCGCGGCGACCTGGTGATGTTCCACAGCTCTCTGAGCAGCATGGGCCACGTCTGCGGTGGGCCGAACACGGTGATCGAGGGCTTCCTGCAAGCGGTCGGCCCTGAAGGCACGGTGGCGGTGCCGACCCTGTGGTGGAACGGCACGCAGGACCTCGCCGACTGGGACTGCGCGACCTCGCCGTCCTACCCGGGCATCATCACCGAGGTCTTCCGCCAGCGACCGGATAGCCTGCGCAGCAACAATCCGACACACTCCGTCTCGGCGATTGGACCCCGAGCAGCGGAGCTGACGGCCGACCACGGCAAGTGGGGTCTGAGGCCCTGCATGTATGGCGATACGGCCTTCGCAGAGGCCAGTCCCTGGGAGCGGCTGTACCAGTGGAACGCGCACTACTGCTTCCTTGGGGTGGACTTCACCGTCAACACAATGGGGCATTACTGTCAGTGCCGCCTGATCGAATGGGCCCTGAATCAGGCACCCGCTGACCGACGCGCTGAGCTGGACGCAGGCATCTCACGCTGGGACGACGCCCGAGAGTACTACCGCCAGGTAGGGGAAGGCCTCACACCCACCGTGATCTTCCGGTGGCCGAGCTTCAGCTTCCAGGCGATGGGGGAGCATCTGGCCGAACTGGGCTTGGTGCGGTTCGGCAAGATCGGCTCGGCGACGCTTCGCGCCATCCGCTCACAGGACATGGTGGACACGATCCTCGCCACCCTCAGGGCAGAGCCCGAGAAGTGGCTGAAGGAGCCCTTCCTGTCCTGGTGGCACGAGGCGCTGGGGAGATAGGGCCTACTGCGCCATCGCCTTGAAGATCGTCGTCTGGCTATCGCGAAGGGCCTGTTCCAGGTCGGGCTCCTCCAGCTCGAAGACGAAGAGCCCGTCGTAGCCGATCTCCGCCGCCGTCCGGAATAGCCGGGGGTAGTCCAGGAAGCCCCGACCCGCTGCCCTGTGGTCACGGAAGGTGTCGGGGTTGATGTCGTGTAGATGGAAATGGAAGAGCTTCGCGCCCAGTGAACGGACATGCGCCTCGAGGAGGTCGTTGTAGCTCGCGGCACCCTCGGGAGTGCAGCGCAGGTCCGCAGGGATTGCCCCTCGCAGGTGCCCCACATCGACATTCGCCCCGACCGCCGGGTGGTCGATGCCCCAGATGACCTCCGCGAACTGCTCCACCGGAACGGGATAGCCGGTCTCGATGGTGATCGTGACGCCGGCTGCCGCAGCCTGATCCCCGAGCCGACGGTACAGGTCCGTCAGTTCCTCCCTGAAGTCCGCAAGCTCGCAGCCGAACCGGGGGACGATGTGGGTGGTTGTGGTCGAAGCGCCCAGGAAGGAGGCGCTCTCGATCGCGATCTCCAACTGCCGCTGTGCGGTCTCACGCACGCTGGGGTTGGGCGATAGTGGGCAGATCTCGATGAAGGGCGCGTG
It encodes:
- a CDS encoding AAC(3) family N-acetyltransferase, with the translated sequence MRPEPGDKSLQVTADDVAAGLRSVGVSRGDLVMFHSSLSSMGHVCGGPNTVIEGFLQAVGPEGTVAVPTLWWNGTQDLADWDCATSPSYPGIITEVFRQRPDSLRSNNPTHSVSAIGPRAAELTADHGKWGLRPCMYGDTAFAEASPWERLYQWNAHYCFLGVDFTVNTMGHYCQCRLIEWALNQAPADRRAELDAGISRWDDAREYYRQVGEGLTPTVIFRWPSFSFQAMGEHLAELGLVRFGKIGSATLRAIRSQDMVDTILATLRAEPEKWLKEPFLSWWHEALGR
- a CDS encoding sugar phosphate isomerase/epimerase family protein — its product is MPSFDPARLGFSTACFARTSLPRALELGSAMGFRALELLAFDGYCHSQGPLSGFYFEHMTASERDALRELASGFDYLSTHAPFIEICPLSPNPSVRETAQRQLEIAIESASFLGASTTTTHIVPRFGCELADFREELTDLYRRLGDQAAAAGVTITIETGYPVPVEQFAEVIWGIDHPAVGANVDVGHLRGAIPADLRCTPEGAASYNDLLEAHVRSLGAKLFHFHLHDINPDTFRDHRAAGRGFLDYPRLFRTAAEIGYDGLFVFELEEPDLEQALRDSQTTIFKAMAQ
- a CDS encoding SBBP repeat-containing protein yields the protein MRTCPRLSVLGITTLLAAMLLVSCLAPGGCDASRFRLVYCTYLGGPAWEQAREIIPYPDGSVLIGAQVNSDGLPVSEGAAQPHYAGDDPNLGPGGVYGGDCYLAHLSADGSEVLAGTYFGGSRQERNTYGMGLDRQGNIVITTTTRSTDIHTTPGCFQPKYAGGENEIVVAKITPDCKKVLWCTYLGGSAGESPRGGLGIDAEDNVYIVGTTNSANYPTTPGVVGGKLKGPRDSLISKLSPDGSQLLMSTLLGGTGEDDAIMGIRLDKAGNLYVAGHTRSADFPVTPGAPQPKLGGQSDCYLAKLSPAGDRILYATYLGGSGNEFAEHRPWLSEDGTFLLAGSWGSADFTGTVPGRRLAGRTDGFLTKLSSDGTRFVFSLLLGGAGTDNLLMPTPDRDGNIWVVGSTASRDLPVTADAFQKSFGGGQEDAVLAAFSAEGTRLVYCSYLGGTGDEMIRSLAFGPDGALYLVGNTTSPNFPATPGALQTRFGGGPSDAFVMKLVPTGTE
- a CDS encoding beta-galactosidase, giving the protein MRKTAFLVLLLIPGFLGAVDAAPAVEWTFDRSTDVQTTSRLDPGRVSRGAVSGWTQWDPYVYLTLPKTPVDVSELTWMTVRLYSSAPADVLDIYYKTDDGRWCLGGCFPIQQGWATYRVDLARCRWRETTTGDDSRQWGGVNKRLVSLRLDPGNEQSRLVIIDYVKLSGAEPGFEHGVAAEPLGKATVKSVQVPRTVEAGGSLKITAELEATVPEGLTNGTEYIRLRRGDTFLRVHEQPLSLKSGTVTLSAEFPLSAYWSPGPIAVEFGAYELAFADASEGQVTVEYQNAKLSKADFPLVRLEPVAGDPCLKINGKPTAPFLCVFPRTLNPDLHKEVADQGIHLYSDWFGASVTADLGHLKPDTYDYTEYDQYFATILEAEPDAYFLPHIGLAAPMWWQKAHPEELARFSDGTAGPPSFASELWRKEMGDDLRKLLTHLRRAPYAERITGIIFYSGYTAEWQMWGTWKENKDDYSAPALRAFRAFLRQRYQTDEALRKSWKDPQVTLETAVMPDMATRRPAGSQVLRDPLTERQAMDFYEFISHLDAEAIQHFARITRGATAGRVLVGTYYAYLSAHGVNQQDSGHLAAREVYDSPDIDFLMSPPNYAFRGPGETSTFMSATDSFRRRGKLWLDESDHRTYLSDPSAGFSRATNLHDTLGVFWREFSECLCKRAAGSFFDMTGGWFSDPQILSNLGQAKAAMQDSLATRRPFAAEVGLFVDPDSFYWMRPSPAQPGLVQSPLVHQPQAGAPFDYCLLDDLSQKWLPDYKLYVFLNAFRLTTAQQQAITAKLKRNHATALFLYAPGYFGDEADPAASMAALLGMKVTSDAAEGTTQALLESGSPLARGLDAKQPIGREIKLSPVFWVDDPSVTVHARLAANGKPALVSKEGDGWTCYYSSVIDLPPAVMRNLARQAGVHLWADSDDALYADGNYVSLHAATDGAKTIYLPASASLRRVVTGQKVTVEGKAVTVDLKRAETVLLELDEAAR